A stretch of the Musa acuminata AAA Group cultivar baxijiao chromosome BXJ2-7, Cavendish_Baxijiao_AAA, whole genome shotgun sequence genome encodes the following:
- the LOC135616404 gene encoding anthranilate O-methyltransferase 3-like, which translates to MPSLYELKSLYIPSIHHIRSWFADCVTGEALLTTKPVLDDAIGGVYKSLHPAKMVVADLGCSSGSNTFVVMSEVLDVVGDLRRSLQERQEPPEIQFFLNDLPGNDFNHVFRCLGEYKRKVEQEKGNLLVPYYVVGVPGSFYGRLFPRRSVHFFHCSGSLNWLSQVPQGLDTERGASLNNTNIYITETSPPEVVKAYQRQFQRDLSEFLRCRYAELSYEGRLGMIEEDKLVTFNLPRYAPSMEEVKAVIHGDGLFDEEDTQVFEANWDAFDDSDDDSAAFDSDLSGKNVAKYVRAAVQPLISEQFGDAILDELFARYAANVSWHLLQQKTKHSVFVISLKKKNESHLAAA; encoded by the exons atgcccagTTTGTATGAACTTAAAAGTTTATACATACCTAGCATTCACCACATCCGATCATGGTTTGCTGACTGCGTCACAGGAGAAGCACTTCTCACGACGAAGCCAGTGCTGGACGATGCAATAGGAGGGGTTTACAAGTCGCTACACCCTGCGAAGATGGTGGTCGCCGACTTAGGTTGCTCCTCGGGCTCCAACACTTTCGTGGTGATGTCCGAGGTGCTCGACGTCGTCGGCGACCTACGACGAAGTCTGCAGGAACGTCAGGAGCCACCGGAGATCCAGTTCTTCTTAAATGACCTTCCGGGGAACGACTTCAATCACGTTTTCCGGTGTCTGGGCGAGTACAAGAGGAAGGTCGAGCAAGAGAAGGGGAATCTGCTGGTGCCCTACTACGTGGTGGGAGTGCCGGGCTCCTTCTACGGCAGGCTTTTCCCACGTCGGAGCGTCCACTTCTTCCACTGTTCTGGATCTCTCAACTGGCTCTCTCAG GTTCCTCAAGGACTCGACACCGAACGGGGTGCTTCACTCAACAACACGAACATCTACATTACAGAGACAAGCCCACCGGAGGTTGtgaaagcatatcaacgacaatTCCAAAGAGACCTTTCAGAATTTCTCAGGTGTCGGTATGCAGAACTCAGCTACGAAGGCAGACTG GGAATGATAGAGGAGGACAAACTGGTAACCTTCAATCTGCCACGTTATGCGCCTTCCATGGAAGAAGTGAAGGCAGTGATCCATGGTGATGGTCTGTTCGATGAAGAAGACACACAAGTTTTCGAGGCTAATTGGGACGCGTTCGACGATTCGGACGATGATTCTGCTGCATTCGACAGTGATCTAAGCGGCAAAAACGTGGCAAAATACGTAAGAGCAGCGGTGCAACCATTGATTTCGGAGCAATTCGGCGACGCCATTCTCGATGAGCTCTTCGCTAGATATGCAGCAAATGTTTCGTGGCACCTCCTTCAGCAGAAAACTAAGCATAGCGTGTTTGTCATTTCCttgaagaaaaagaatgaaagCCATCTCGCTGCTGCTTGA